The Primulina eburnea isolate SZY01 chromosome 13, ASM2296580v1, whole genome shotgun sequence genome includes a region encoding these proteins:
- the LOC140809964 gene encoding putative pectinesterase 11 encodes MTGFRSIFLLSFLAFCLVSNGSDYSNEQSTAILIEVDQSGNGDYRKIQDAIDAVNSNNSKHVFVLIKPGIYREKIVVPEDKPFITLSGTTNASKTIITWSDSGEILKSPTFSVLGSDFMARYLTIQNEYGSGAKAVALRVSGDRVAFISCRILSHQDTLLDDRGRHYYSNCYIEGDTDFICGNAASFFQKCHLHSLARGTGAITAQRRQSQAEETGFTFVNCKITGLKSAVLGRPWGAYSRVVFAFTYMSNVILPQGWDNWGNFSKQRTAYYGEYKCYGLGARVSKRVNWSRNLSSQEAEPYLTEEFIGGTTWIRSAPSHFRRIAGAVHHHVNGS; translated from the exons ATGACGGGTTTTCGTTCTATTTTCTTGCTAAGTTTCCTGGCATTTTGTCTTGTTAGTAATGGATCAGATTATTCAAATGAGCAGTCAACTGCTATTCTTATAGAAGTAGACCAGTCTGGAAATGGAGATTATCGAAAAATTCAAGATGCCATTGATGCAGTGAACTCGAATAATTCGAAGCACGTGTTTGTTTTAATCAAGCCTGGAATTTACAGAGAAAAGATTGTGGTTCCAGAAGATAAACCCTTCATTACATTGAGTGGAACAACTAATGCTAGTAAAACTATAATAACATGGAGTGACAGTGGAGAAATTTTAAAGTCTCCTACATTTTCAGTCTTGGGATCTGATTTTATGGCTCGATATCTCACAATTCAG AATGAGTATGGCTCGGGAGCGAAAGCCGTGGCTTTGCGAGTATCAGGTGACCGGGTTGCATTCATAAGTTGTCGAATTTTATCCCATCAAGACACATTGCTTGATGATAGGGGAAGACATTATTATTCCAATTGTTATATTGAAGGAGATACCGATTTCATTTGTGGGAATGCAGCTTCTTTCTTTCAG AAGTGTCATTTGCACTCTCTAGCACGAGGGACGGGGGCGATAACGGCCCAGAGGCGGCAGTCACAGGCGGAGGAGACGGGGTTCACGTTTGTAAATTGCAAGATCACTGGCCTAAAAAGTGCAGTATTAGGGAGGCCGTGGGGTGCTTATTCTCGGGTGGTTTTTGCATTCACTTACATGTCAAATGTTATTTTGCCTCAAGGATGGGATAATTGGGGCAATTTCTCAAAGCAAAG GACTGCATACTATGGAGAGTACAAATGTTACGGACTAGGTGCAAGGGTCTCTAAGAGAGTAAATTGGTCTCGTAATCTGTCGAGCCAAGAGGCGGAACCTTATTTGACGGAAGAGTTTATTGGTGGCACAACTTGGATAAGATCCGCTCCGTCACATTTCCGAAGAATCGCCGGAGCAGTCCACCACCATGTTAATGGAAGTTAA
- the LOC140809625 gene encoding zinc-finger homeodomain protein 2-like yields the protein MASIGEENGVRIQSSSVHYNMDYSLQNPVIPPQGKTRISDPSSGGSKARPRTLQVTSYHECLKNHAANTGGNVTDGCGEFMPSGEEGTLEALKCAACSCHRNFHRKYNHGERTTSALMRPLFLPTPLPSPSMFQHLGGGVTHWTSMVQPLKVAFKGVGGDGSIGTDTSSEELNFNSFMAPASLHSAKKKGQRTKFTAEQKEKMLGFAEKLGWRIPREDDTEVRQFCGEVGVRRHVFKVWMHNNKISSKKTSQLVDE from the coding sequence ATGGCTTCGATTGGTGAAGAGAATGGAGTGAGAATCCAAAGCTCTTCAGTTCACTACAACATGGATTACTCACTTCAAAACCCCGTGATTCCACCACAGGGAAAAACAAGAATTTCAGACCCTAGTTCAGGCGGGTCTAAAGCCAGGCCAAGAACTCTGCAGGTAACCAGTTACCATGAGTGCCTCAAGAACCACGCCGCCAACACCGGCGGAAACGTAACCGACGGCTGCGGAGAGTTCATGCCGAGTGGCGAGGAAGGAACCCTCGAAGCTCTTAAATGTGCCGCTTGCAGTTGCCACCGCAACTTCCACCGTAAATACAACCACGGAGAGAGAACGACGTCGGCGTTGATGCGCCCTCTCTTTCTCCCCACGCCGCTTCCATCTCCTTCAATGTTTCAACACCTAGGCGGCGGCGTGACTCATTGGACTTCGATGGTGCAGCCGCTGAAAGTTGCCTTCAAAGGCGTCGGTGGCGACGGAAGCATTGGGACAGACACTTCGAGCGAGGAGCTGAACTTTAACTCCTTCATGGCGCCGGCATCGCTGCATTCCGCGAAGAAGAAGGGGCAACGTACTAAATTCACGGCGGAGCAGAAGGAGAAAATGCTTGGATTTGCGGAGAAGCTGGGGTGGAGGATTCCTAGAGAAGATGATACGGAAGTGCGGCAATTTTGCGGTGAGGTCGGGGTTAGGAGACATGTTTTCAAAGTGTGGATGCACAACAACAAGATTTCTTCCAAGAAAACTTCTCAATTGGTTGATGAATAA
- the LOC140809003 gene encoding S-adenosyl-L-methionine-dependent tRNA 4-demethylwyosine synthase-like, whose protein sequence is MFRKTPRSLQLIPTMSPPTRLAMLTLLSASATLYFIYKSRNRHRLLLTRLLKEPFIQSSSPSSSKRGKLFFLSQTNTSKTLARRLHGLLTLNDLPFDFVDPKDYEPEDLCKESLVVIVASTWEDGGPPQNGSFLVNWLTESADDFRVGALVLKDCKYAVFGVGSRSYVETYNDVARGVSEKLRKLGATEIVELGEGDTDEGDLDEVFDAWSDKVVGVLKGLVGENRGHFENGGIGSQIEGEVEFSDSDEEDDLESGVVDLEDIAGKGPSRKSKIGTIANGKVNGEVVNGEKEMVTPVIRASLQKQGYKIIGSHSGVKLCRWTKSQLRGRGGCYKHSFYGIESHRCMEATPSLACANKCVFCWRHHTNPVGKSWRWKMDDPLVIVDTAIDLHTKMIRQMKGVPGVKAERLSEGLLPRHCALSLVGEPIMYPEINALVDELHRRRISTFLVTNAQFPERIKMLKPITQLYVSVDAATKDSLKAIDRPLFGDFWERFVDSLKALREKQQRTVYRLTLVKGWNTEDIDAYSSLFDLGNPDFIEIKGVTYCGSSATSKLTMENVPWHSDVKKFSEALAQKSNGAYEVACEHEHSCCVLLGKVSKFKIDGEWFTWIDYDKFHDLVACGEPFTSEDYMSCTPSWAVYGAEEGGFDPDQSRFKKERHHKSAAEKLA, encoded by the exons ATGTTCCGGAAAACCCCAAGATCTTTGCAACTAATTCCCACGATGTCCCCTCCAACACGCCTTGCTATGCTCACGCTTCTCTCCGCCTCCGCCACGCTCTATTTCATCTACAAATCCCGCAATCGCCACCGCCTCCTCCTCACGCGCCTCCTCAAAGAACCCTTCATCCAAAGCTCTAGCCCCAGTTCCTCCAAAAGAGGTAAACTCTTTTTCCTCTCACAAACCAACACGTCAAAAACACTTGCGCGGCGCCTCCATGGGCTTTTGACGCTCAACGATCTTCCCTTTGATTTTGTTGATCCTAAAGACTACGAGCCTGAAGATTTGTGTAAAGAATCCTTGGTTGTAATCGTTGCTTCGACTTGGGAAGATGGTGGCCCTCCTCAAAATGGGAGCTTTTTGGTTAATTGGTTGACTGAGAGTGCTGATGATTTTCGGGTTGGGGCGCTTGTGCTGAAGGACTGCAAGTATGCGGTTTTTGGGGTGGGGAGTAGGAGTTATGTGGAGACATATAATGATGTGGCAAGGGGAGTTTCAGAAAAAttaagaaagcttggggcgactGAAATTGTGGAGTTAGGGGAGGGTGACACGGACGAGGGAGATTTGGATGAGGTGTTTGATGCTTGGAGTGATAAGGTTGTTGGCGTTTTGAAGGGTTTAGTTGGGGAGAATCGAGGGCATTTTGAAAATGGCGGGATCGGGAGCCAGATTGAAGGTGAAGTCGAGTTTAGTGATAGTGACGAAGAAGACGATCTTGAATCAGGGGTTGTTGATCTTGAGGATATTGCTGGTAAAGGGCCTTCAAGGAAGTCAAAGATCGGAACAATTGCTAATGGAAAAGTGAACGGAGAAGTTGTGAATGGGGAGAAAGAAATGGTGACTCCCGTGATAAGGGCAAGTTTGCAGAAGCAG GGTTATAAAATAATTGGCTCTCATAGCGGGGTTAAACTTTGTAGATGGACCAAGTCTCAACTTAGAGGCCGTGGAGGTTGTTATAAGCATTCATTTTATGGAATCGAGAGTCACAG GTGCATGGAGGCAACACCGAGTTTGGCTTGTGCAAACAAATGCGTTTTTTGCTGGAGACATCACACGAATCCTGTAGGGAAAAGCTGGCGATGGAAGATGGATGATCCATTGGTAATTGTTGACACTGCTATTGATCTTCATACAAAAATGATACGACAAATGAAAGGGGTTCCAG GGGTTAAAGCAGAGCGTTTGTCTGAAGGTCTTTTGCCAAGACATTGTGCATTATCACTTGTTGGTGAACCAATCATGTATCCTGAGATTAATGCACTTGTTGATGAGCTTCACCGTCGGCGAATCTCGACTTTTCTGGTAACAAATGCACAGTTTCCTGAAAGGATTAAGATGTTAAAACCTATCACACAG CTGTATGTTAGTGTAGATGCTGCAACAAAGGATAGCTTGAAGGCCATTGATAGACCACTTTTTGGTGACTTCTGGGAGCGATTTGTT GATTCCCTGAAAGCTCTCAGAGAGAAGCAACAGCGAACTGTCTACCGCCTGACACTTGTTAAAGGATGGAACACTGAAGATATAGATGCCTATTCTAGCCTCTTTGATCTTGGAAATCCTGATTTTATTGAGATCAAAGGCGTGACATATTGTGGCTC GTCAGCAACTTCAAAATTAACAATGGAGAATGTTCCTTGGCATTCTGATGTGAAGAAATTTTCAGAAGCATTGGCCCAAAAAAGCAATGGTGCATATGAAGTTGCTTGTGAGCACGAGCATTCATGTTGTGTTCTTTTGGGCAAAGTCAGCAAATTTAAGATTGACGGTGAATGGTTCACATGGATCGATTATGACAAGTTCCACGACCTG GTGGCTTGTGGAGAACCTTTTACCAGCGAAGATTACATGTCCTGTACACCAAGTTGGGCGGTCTATGGGGCTGAAGAAGGAGGTTTCGATCCAGACCAATCGCGATTTAAGAAAGAGCGGCATCACAAATCCGCTGCTGAGAAGTTAGCGTAG